One genomic window of Candidatus Baltobacteraceae bacterium includes the following:
- a CDS encoding PadR family transcriptional regulator, with protein sequence MASRVAERASQPSARVAETLIRGPIKSKTVFPVLVLHLLAEQPDTGSGLMARIEALCEGLLAVNTNTIYPLLRRLEERGFIVGEWEHPTKRSRRFYKVTDAGIERLDRIKTGMLPYLEMLAASVARLRGELYASAS encoded by the coding sequence ATGGCATCCCGAGTCGCAGAGCGGGCTTCCCAGCCCTCCGCCCGCGTAGCGGAAACGCTTATTCGCGGACCCATCAAGTCCAAGACGGTCTTCCCCGTCTTGGTGCTGCACTTGCTCGCCGAACAGCCCGATACCGGTTCCGGTTTGATGGCGCGCATCGAAGCGCTGTGTGAGGGCCTGCTGGCCGTCAACACGAACACCATCTACCCGCTATTGCGGCGGCTCGAGGAACGCGGTTTCATCGTCGGCGAGTGGGAGCATCCCACCAAACGTTCGCGCCGCTTTTACAAAGTTACCGACGCCGGAATCGAGCGACTCGACCGCATCAAGACCGGGATGCTGCCTTACCTCGAGATGTTAGCCGCTTCCGTTGCGCGTTTGCGCGGCGAGTTGTACGCCTCGGCTTCCTGA